Proteins co-encoded in one Coxiella burnetii genomic window:
- the csrA gene encoding carbon storage regulator CsrA, with translation MLVLTRTNGQAIKIGNEGEITVTVLEVRGNQVRMGIDAPKHIAVHREEIYQRIQEEKPKAPPILEEVE, from the coding sequence ATGTTAGTCTTAACACGAACAAATGGTCAGGCTATAAAGATTGGGAACGAGGGTGAAATTACCGTCACCGTCCTCGAAGTACGCGGAAACCAAGTGCGCATGGGTATCGATGCGCCTAAGCACATCGCGGTCCACCGAGAAGAGATTTACCAGCGCATTCAAGAAGAAAAGCCAAAAGCGCCACCTATTCTTGAGGAAGTTGAATAA
- the rpiA gene encoding ribose-5-phosphate isomerase RpiA, whose amino-acid sequence MSKNELKKAAAMEAIQFVKNVNIVGVGTGSTVNYFIDALAEIKHQIEGAVASSVATENRLKEHRIPVVDLNSVSNVDVYVDGADEFNKHFYLTKGGGGALTREKIIAAAAKRFICIVDESKQVDVLGQFPLPIEVIPMARSFVAREIVKLKGDPVYRQGFTTDNGNVILDIHNLTILNPVELEAILNNIPGVIANGLFAQQPADDLLIGTPAGVQLHHRK is encoded by the coding sequence ATGTCAAAAAACGAACTTAAAAAAGCAGCCGCTATGGAAGCGATTCAATTCGTTAAGAACGTCAATATCGTTGGAGTAGGAACCGGTTCCACCGTCAATTATTTCATCGACGCCTTAGCGGAAATTAAACATCAAATTGAAGGGGCTGTTGCAAGCTCTGTAGCCACTGAAAATCGCTTAAAAGAGCACCGTATTCCAGTTGTTGACCTTAATTCCGTTTCCAACGTGGATGTCTACGTGGATGGAGCTGATGAATTTAATAAACATTTTTATCTTACCAAAGGCGGCGGTGGCGCCCTCACCCGTGAAAAAATCATCGCGGCAGCCGCTAAACGCTTTATTTGTATTGTCGATGAAAGTAAACAAGTGGACGTGCTAGGACAATTCCCCTTGCCGATTGAAGTTATCCCAATGGCTCGCAGCTTTGTTGCACGTGAAATCGTCAAGCTCAAGGGAGACCCGGTTTATCGACAAGGATTCACAACGGATAACGGCAATGTGATTTTAGACATTCACAACCTGACCATCCTCAACCCCGTTGAGTTAGAGGCCATTCTCAATAACATCCCAGGCGTGATCGCCAACGGCCTCTTCGCGCAGCAGCCCGCCGATGATTTGTTAATAGGTACCCCGGCAGGCGTTCAGCTTCATCATAGAAAATGA
- a CDS encoding acyltransferase — translation MIYLLKRTAAVFVISSYIVISLLMAIPVIILGSLAWLTPVKTWRYAVLKFLGHIPVIWTSFTNVLLKLPHHRWKIKSDAELNPNKWYVLISNHQSALDILALGYVFNRKSPPLKFFMKRELLWFFPLVGLGCWLLGYPFVHRHSRESVRRHPELKGKDIEITQKACEKFKIFPTTIVNFVEGTRFTPLKHQRQTSPYLHLLHPKAGGIAMVINALQNKLAGIINVTLHYSKPLSLWEYFCGNPREITVQYELLPLTEDLIGNYYEDRTFRLHFQKWLNTLWQEKDLLIEQFKKDNK, via the coding sequence ATGATCTATCTCCTGAAACGCACGGCGGCTGTTTTTGTTATTTCCTCGTATATCGTGATTTCGCTCTTAATGGCTATTCCTGTCATTATCTTGGGTAGCCTTGCGTGGCTTACGCCTGTTAAAACTTGGCGTTACGCGGTATTAAAATTTCTCGGTCATATTCCCGTTATTTGGACGAGTTTTACCAATGTATTATTAAAATTGCCGCATCATCGCTGGAAAATCAAAAGCGACGCTGAATTAAATCCAAATAAATGGTATGTCCTCATCAGCAATCATCAATCAGCACTTGATATATTAGCGCTCGGTTATGTGTTTAACCGAAAAAGTCCACCGCTTAAATTTTTTATGAAGAGAGAATTATTATGGTTTTTCCCTTTGGTGGGCTTAGGCTGCTGGTTGTTGGGATACCCTTTTGTGCATCGGCATTCCCGCGAATCTGTCCGTCGTCATCCAGAGTTGAAAGGAAAAGATATCGAAATTACCCAAAAAGCCTGCGAAAAATTTAAAATATTTCCTACGACCATTGTAAACTTTGTTGAGGGCACCCGATTCACTCCACTCAAACACCAACGCCAAACTTCTCCTTATTTACATTTGCTGCATCCTAAAGCGGGCGGAATCGCGATGGTGATAAACGCTTTGCAAAATAAATTGGCGGGAATTATTAACGTTACTCTCCATTATTCCAAGCCCCTTTCCTTGTGGGAATATTTTTGTGGGAATCCTCGGGAGATTACAGTGCAGTATGAGTTATTGCCACTAACTGAAGATCTTATCGGAAATTACTACGAAGACAGGACATTCCGTCTTCATTTTCAGAAGTGGTTAAACACTTTGTGGCAGGAAAAAGATTTATTGATCGAACAATTTAAAAAAGACAATAAATAA
- a CDS encoding FAD-linked oxidase C-terminal domain-containing protein, with translation MKVYPLPEKEHFNAILFPNFSAGLKAIHRCATQKQLPHMMRLMDNDETDLSFHLKPKESRLKSWLQSGVKSYLRRFKNIKEKQCVCMILAFSGSADEVRRKKKTVFAICRSMGGVVVGQGAGKAWYARKYDYPYLRDFIMDLGCVVDVAETATTWSNVENLYHQVKKVGYQALSECTPRAVQNKIGRPGYVGCHISHNYYNGACLYFTFGFFSEKNHALTHYWQVKKAFTQAIMDHGGALSHHHSIGYEHEPWLEAFIGTIGIKSLAAVKNSLDPTQILNPAIELVADSK, from the coding sequence ATGAAAGTGTATCCATTGCCTGAAAAAGAACATTTTAACGCGATTTTATTCCCTAATTTTAGCGCTGGACTTAAAGCGATCCATCGCTGCGCTACTCAAAAACAACTTCCGCACATGATGCGTTTGATGGATAACGATGAAACAGATTTGAGTTTTCATTTAAAACCCAAAGAATCACGACTTAAATCGTGGCTTCAATCGGGCGTTAAATCTTATCTTCGCCGTTTTAAAAACATCAAAGAAAAACAGTGTGTCTGCATGATTCTCGCCTTTAGCGGTTCAGCGGATGAAGTGCGCCGTAAGAAAAAAACCGTATTTGCTATTTGTCGTTCAATGGGCGGCGTTGTCGTTGGTCAAGGGGCGGGGAAAGCGTGGTATGCTCGAAAATACGATTATCCGTATTTGCGCGATTTTATAATGGATTTGGGATGCGTGGTAGATGTCGCTGAAACAGCAACGACTTGGTCGAATGTAGAAAATCTCTATCATCAAGTGAAAAAAGTAGGCTATCAGGCGCTGAGCGAATGCACGCCGCGGGCGGTTCAAAATAAAATTGGGCGTCCCGGTTATGTAGGGTGTCACATTTCCCACAATTATTACAATGGCGCGTGTTTGTATTTTACGTTCGGTTTTTTTTCGGAAAAAAATCACGCATTAACGCATTATTGGCAGGTCAAAAAAGCCTTCACACAAGCAATCATGGATCATGGCGGCGCTTTATCCCATCATCATAGCATTGGTTATGAACACGAACCGTGGCTAGAGGCGTTTATTGGCACGATAGGAATAAAATCGTTGGCGGCGGTTAAAAATAGCCTGGACCCTACTCAGATTTTAAACCCAGCGATAGAGTTAGTGGCTGATTCTAAATGA
- a CDS encoding FAD-binding oxidoreductase, with translation MARKRGTRMVMKWWGWGAPDKQPDIHRMPKFLPYVEKILGCNIAQQDLPIEFEKIQLPSPIHCQAFLQQLECDFRSDQISQDKLERLRHTYGKSFRDLFRIRQGLISRPPDYVVYPETTEQVASLLSLATNHNVCVIPFGGGTNIVGAVEASANERRTVVSCDLSRMSRVISIDNYSRTAIIQAGALGPLLESQLNEKGFSLGHFPDSFQFSTLGGWLATRSVGMQSDQYGTISDMVLSLQVVTLQGASLKISPFRMLLVGLICVNYLSVVKGGSVLSLKQR, from the coding sequence GTGGCAAGAAAAAGAGGAACGCGCATGGTCATGAAATGGTGGGGCTGGGGGGCGCCTGATAAACAACCCGATATCCATCGGATGCCAAAATTTTTACCTTATGTAGAAAAAATATTAGGTTGTAATATTGCCCAACAGGACTTGCCCATTGAATTTGAGAAAATCCAACTGCCATCTCCTATTCACTGTCAGGCTTTTTTGCAGCAATTGGAGTGCGATTTTCGCTCCGATCAAATTTCACAAGATAAACTAGAACGTTTGCGACACACCTATGGTAAAAGTTTCCGAGATCTATTTCGCATTCGACAGGGTTTAATTTCTCGGCCGCCGGATTATGTTGTTTATCCGGAAACCACCGAACAAGTCGCTTCGTTATTAAGCTTGGCAACGAATCACAATGTCTGCGTGATTCCTTTTGGCGGCGGAACCAATATCGTCGGTGCTGTTGAAGCGAGTGCAAATGAACGGCGTACGGTCGTATCCTGTGATTTATCGCGTATGAGTCGCGTTATTTCCATCGATAATTATTCGCGGACCGCCATTATTCAAGCGGGAGCATTAGGACCTCTGCTTGAATCGCAATTAAACGAAAAAGGATTTTCGCTGGGGCATTTCCCAGATTCCTTTCAGTTCTCCACATTGGGTGGTTGGCTTGCAACGCGGTCGGTCGGTATGCAATCCGATCAGTACGGCACCATTAGCGACATGGTATTAAGTTTACAAGTTGTGACGCTACAAGGGGCGTCATTGAAAATATCACCGTTCCGCATGCTTCTTGTGGGCCTAATTTGCGTGAATTATTTATCGGTTGTGAAGGGAGGCTCGGTATTATCACTCAAGCAACGATGA
- a CDS encoding lysophospholipid acyltransferase family protein — MKKFKLYKIGFQWFCLLIFHCYCRFSVCGRKNLIKGAYILCSNHTSHMDSPALMLATRCSFKEFSMLAAKDYFFKRRGKIPFSAKLMNLIAVDRKHPVKALREIRRHCKNFKEKKHKLIIYPEGTRSTTGELLPFKKGAAFTALTLNLPIVPVYIEGTEKTFPKGARMVRPGRIKVYIGKPIYPDAVVAESSASSFSERCALLTETIHTAIVQLRQSTDDNEWQEKEERAWS, encoded by the coding sequence ATGAAAAAATTTAAACTCTATAAAATAGGATTTCAATGGTTTTGTTTATTGATATTTCATTGTTATTGCCGCTTTTCGGTCTGCGGGCGGAAAAATCTCATTAAAGGTGCTTACATCCTCTGCAGTAACCATACGAGCCACATGGATTCCCCTGCTTTAATGTTAGCGACGCGATGTTCTTTCAAAGAATTTAGCATGTTAGCGGCGAAGGATTATTTTTTTAAACGACGAGGGAAAATACCATTTTCGGCTAAATTAATGAATTTAATTGCGGTAGACCGTAAACACCCCGTTAAAGCCTTAAGAGAAATTCGGCGGCATTGCAAAAATTTCAAAGAAAAAAAACATAAATTAATTATCTATCCCGAAGGAACACGCTCGACAACCGGCGAGCTATTACCTTTTAAAAAAGGAGCTGCTTTCACAGCGCTTACGCTCAATTTACCCATTGTACCTGTTTATATTGAAGGAACTGAAAAAACTTTCCCTAAAGGGGCTCGAATGGTCCGTCCTGGGCGAATTAAAGTGTATATCGGCAAACCGATTTATCCAGACGCAGTCGTAGCGGAATCTTCAGCGTCCTCCTTTTCCGAGCGTTGTGCCTTGTTGACAGAAACGATTCATACGGCGATTGTTCAATTGCGGCAATCGACTGATGATAATGAGTGGCAAGAAAAAGAGGAACGCGCATGGTCATGA
- a CDS encoding hydroxymethylglutaryl-CoA reductase, translating into MNKWEKIPYGFDESALKRRRQWMKEQGLNWESCSPELSGSMRGLIENHIGQIAIPLALAGPCVIDGTYAQGTYYMPVATLEGTLTLSMSRGFYATAQCGGIQTQHIQQMISRSPIFSFKDLNSLKVFSTWVTEHFNTIKNVAEQSTQYGKLIRIDQYQVHDHLILDFVYTTAEAAGQNMTTFCTHNACEFIRGTLAEHLSFTYLLESSFNADKKPSTKTLLAGRGHKVIASCVLSAAVCKRTLGISPRQLAEGMRVARYASTLANIVGINLHVANALTAIYLATGQDCACVSENAVAFFDILYLPESDEAKCVLTMPSITVGTVGSGMQLPQQQSNLKLINCVGKHSSKRLAELITASALALEISLAAAIGANKFAKAHMIFGRKKKKRKVHEKI; encoded by the coding sequence GTGAATAAATGGGAAAAAATCCCCTATGGATTCGATGAGTCGGCGCTTAAAAGACGACGCCAATGGATGAAGGAGCAAGGATTAAATTGGGAATCCTGTTCTCCCGAATTAAGCGGCTCGATGAGAGGGCTGATCGAAAACCACATAGGGCAAATTGCCATCCCTCTTGCCCTAGCAGGGCCGTGTGTAATTGATGGAACCTATGCCCAGGGCACCTACTACATGCCTGTGGCGACCCTAGAGGGAACGTTGACGCTATCGATGTCCCGCGGTTTTTACGCGACTGCCCAATGCGGCGGTATTCAAACTCAACATATCCAGCAAATGATTTCCCGCAGTCCGATTTTTTCATTTAAGGACTTAAATTCACTAAAAGTTTTCTCTACCTGGGTGACAGAACATTTCAACACAATAAAAAATGTGGCTGAACAAAGCACTCAATACGGGAAATTAATAAGAATTGATCAATACCAAGTGCATGATCACCTGATTCTCGATTTTGTTTATACCACGGCGGAAGCCGCGGGCCAGAATATGACTACCTTTTGTACTCACAATGCATGTGAGTTTATTCGAGGCACCCTCGCAGAGCATTTATCGTTTACTTATTTATTAGAATCGAGTTTTAATGCGGATAAAAAGCCCTCAACGAAAACCCTCCTGGCGGGACGAGGGCACAAAGTCATTGCCTCTTGCGTGTTATCGGCAGCCGTTTGTAAAAGAACGTTAGGCATTTCGCCTCGACAATTGGCAGAAGGAATGCGCGTCGCCCGTTACGCCAGCACGCTTGCTAATATAGTCGGGATCAATTTGCATGTCGCGAATGCATTGACGGCCATTTACCTTGCGACCGGACAAGATTGTGCTTGCGTCAGTGAAAATGCAGTCGCTTTCTTTGATATTTTATATTTGCCGGAATCGGATGAAGCTAAATGCGTATTAACCATGCCTTCAATTACCGTTGGGACAGTAGGAAGTGGAATGCAATTGCCGCAACAACAAAGCAATTTAAAACTCATCAATTGCGTAGGCAAACACTCATCAAAACGATTAGCCGAACTCATCACGGCGAGTGCATTAGCATTAGAAATCTCGTTAGCAGCGGCTATCGGGGCTAATAAATTCGCTAAAGCGCATATGATCTTTGGACGAAAAAAGAAGAAACGTAAAGTTCATGAAAAAATTTAA